GCGAGCCATCGTTTTATGTTGATTATGACAATTTAAAGCGCTTAATAAAGAAGGTAATAAAATAATATGATTAAAAAATACTCAGCGAAACATGTGCAGCAATATGCTGGAGATTGCTATACGTATTAAGAAATAAAAATTATGTCAAGCTTAAGAGGGAAGAATTTAGATGCATGAACATTTCATTTTCAGAACTTGGGAGGATCTTTTAATTGCTAGTTATTTTCAAAAATATCAGAAAAATAAAAACATTTATACGTAGATGCCGGAGCGTATGATCCGGTGAAATTATCAACAACATTACTGTTTCATAAAATGGGCTGGGAAGGAATCAATATAGATGCCGATGAAAATAAAATACAAAAATTTAAACATGAAAGACCTAATGCATTTAACTATAGGGCTGTATTGTCAGATAGAAGGCGCATAGTTAAATACGCCGAATACCCAATGTCAGCAACAAACAGAATTATAATGGAAGATGATATAAATAATATATCTCTATGTGGAGAAAAGCCCATAAGAACAACCGATGTCGAAACCATTACATTAAATGACGTTATTGAAGAATCACCATTTAAGAATTGGCTAATAGATTATTTGAATATCGATTGCGAAGGACATGATTACCAAGTATTATGCGGTCTCGATATTAAAAATATTCTCCTAGAGTAATTAGCATTGAAGCATGGACAAGAAATGATAAGAAGAAAATTATTGAATACCTCGAATTGCATGGGTATGAGATAGACGCTGTTATGCGGCACACAATCATATTTGTTAAAAATATATAAATGAACCCTCTGCGAAACAAGTTTTTAATGAGTTGTTCATCATCTAAATTATCATCTTGTATTCTAGGGCGAGCTATTCCATGGCGCTTTCAGGTCACCCGGCCCCTTGGCGGCCTGGCCGGTGGCCTCTGGCGGACCCTTCTTGGCCCGCCCAGGCACACCACTTCAGCCCGCGGCTACTTTTACCAGCTTGTTTCATGTTCCAACAAAGACGCTTGAACTCCAATTCCAGCCGGTTGGGCTCCCGCCCCAGGTAGCGCACCCTCCGCTATCCGGCCCAGTGTTTCATCCTCCCAAGCACCCGCTCCACCCCGCTCAGCATCCGGCTCAGCACCCAGTTGAATGCCCGCTGCCCCGGCAGCAGCTTCTCCCTGCGCCTCGCTCGTTGGAGGATCCCGTTGGCCATCTGGTGTTTCACGCACCACTGTCTTTGCGATTCCCCCAGTACGCCTTGTCGGCTACCACCATCTGTTCATCCCCCACCGCCACCCGCGCAAACTCCCGACTGTCATGCAAGTAGGCCCCCGTCAGGCTCACCCGGCGGATCACCAAGTGCGTCCGATCCACCCCCACATGCTCCTTTTAGCCGTAGTGCGGCTGGCCACGCTTGACCGTAAAACGGGCGTCCGGATCGCCCGTCGTCCCCGCTCTCCGGGAAGGCAGTACCGCGTTGCCTGCACAAAGGTGGCGTCCACCAAAGTGCAGGTCTTCAAAATCAACCCCCGCTCTTCCTGCGGTTGGTTGCGGTTGGCTTTTTCATGTGCACGGTGTTTCTACCGCACCCGCCCCCGGGTGTCCATCAAACCGGGGCAAGCCCATCTACAACTCCATTAAATTCGTTAAGTATGGTGTTGGTTCGCGAAGTGGAGGCCTCTTTTTTCGGTTAGTTGTCATTCGTATAAGCGACATGGAAACATATTTTCAAACTTTTGCTGAAGATTTTGCAGGGATTTCATAAAATTAAATGGGCCACTGAAAAATATGCCTAAACGCGTATTAATCAGACCTTCGACTTGGAATTATAAGTTAAAGAATGCAATGTTTGAGCAAGGTACTTGTTATCAAGGTTTGTATAAGAATGCATTTGCCTTATGGAGAAAAAGGCAAACGAGTGCGGCTATACTATTGATACATGGGATGTACACCCTATTGAAAGTGCTCATGTTTTATGGTTTATTGATTTTCCGAGAGAGCGTAAAGAACTCACGAACGTTAAGAAAAGAAACCCAAAAGCTAAGTATATTCTACAAATATTGGAAAGCCCAACACTTGGACCGCATTTTTTGAAAATAAAAACTACGAGCATTTTGATGTTGTTTTGTCATATAATAGAAATATATCAAATGAAAAGCGAATATTCAGCTATTGCCTGCCCAATACAATTATATTAAACGATGACTTCGTTCCTTTTAATAGACGAAAAATGAGCTGCATGATTAACACTAATCGCATTGAAGGTTATTTTGCCATACGACAAAAAGGAACTGGAGGATTACCAGGACTCGGGCCATTACTAGGGGATGGCATGTAACCTTGCGTTCTATGTTTTTTCCAGCACAAGGTGAGTTATATAGTTGGAGGCGTAAACTGGCAAGATGTGCTGAAGCAATGGATACAGAACTATTGCATGTCTATGGTCCTGGTTGGAATGGAGAACAGATATCGTGGTTTCCGTGGTACCTGAATAGGCCATATAAAAATTGTGTAAAGGGCAAGATTACGGAAAATAAGATGATAATCATAAAAACTATCGATTTTGCATTTCTGTTGAAAACTATCGTGGTAATAAATGTTATATATCCGAAAAATATTTGATGCGCTTTTTGCAGGAAGTGTTCCGGTATATTTAGGAGAAGAACGAATAACAGATTATATTCCATCGGAATGCTTTGTAGATGTTCGTAAATATAAAAGCATTAAAGAGCTGTTACTGTACATAAAGTATTGTCCTGAGCATGAATGGCAGAGAATGTATGATGCTGGACAGGAATTTATAAGGAGTGAGAAAATAAGACCGTTCACGGATGAGGCGTTTGCGGAAAGGATGATGGAGGTATTAAAAACTGTCGCACCTATTGAATAATCCAGCATGGCTGAACAGGTGGATATATCCGTCATCATTCCAACATGGCGGAGATTAGACAAACTGAAAATATGCATTGAAAACATAGAGCAATGCAACCCATGTCCGCGAGAAATATTAATCCATGTTGATGCGAATGATGATTCTACAACAGAATATTTGAAGCAGTATAAGTCCACGTGGTTGCGGTGGAGTCAAAGCCAGGAGACACGCGGCCCTGGCGGCGGTCGAAATTGGTTAATAGCAAACGCAACATGTGAGCTGTTATGTGGACTGGATGATGACTCCTGGCCAATTGATAACGATTTTTTGACAAAGCAGAAACCGTGATGAGAAAAATCCAAGCGCAGCGGTTATCACTATAAAGGAAATTCGGAGGGGAGACACTAAGATGCCTTGTGAAGGAGGCATGAAACGGGTATCGAGTTTTCAGAATTGCGCATGTTTAATACGCAAAAGTGCTTTCATGCAGATTCGGGGCTTTGTTCCCTTAAGGTATGCTTACGGAATGGAGGAGGCGGATGTTGCTCTTCAATTGATGGACAAGGGCTGGGAGATATGGCGATACGATGGATTGCGGGTCTTCCATGACACTGATTTGAAGCATCAGGCGTCGACAGAAATCAATGCCGCACATATTACAAATACTGCTCTGCTAGCCTTCCTGCGGTATCCGTTGGCTTTTTGGCCGCTTGGACTCATGCAGACATTTAACCGTGTGTGGTATGCAATAAGGCAACGAAGGTACTCGGGGATAATCAAAGGGTTGGGACAAATACCTTCTACATGTTGGAAATACCGGAAATACCGCCAAGTAGTGCAAGTTGCAACGATAAGGCTTAGCCGCAAATTGGCCAAAAGGCAACACCATGCTCCCGTAGGAAGTGGAGAAGTTGGTAGCACTTTCCAAAAAGAGTGCGAACCTTGAATAATACTTTTCGCGATTTAAGTGAAATGGATATGTATTCAGCGAGGAGCCCGAGAACATTATGCCATACCCGGGCATTGAAATCTGCCAACAGGCTGGAGTGTTTAATGACCGAGTTTTATGCCCACTGGTGTCTAGAAACGATAGGAGCAAATGCCCCATGGGGCGTGATCAAACGTTTAGCAACACGGCGGAACAATCAATTGGATGATGCAAAAGTCATCTCTTGGAACGCCGGGGCATTGTGGAGGGAATTGAACTGCCCCAAAAAAAACCGATACGAGCACTATTTAAGTGAAAATGCATGGTTTGGGACTCAGTGCCTTCGATGGTTGCAAAAGAACAAACCCCGTGTGTCAAAACACACGGTTATATTTTCATATAGCGGCACGGCAATAGAGGTGTTTAAATGGGCAAAGTTCCAAGGTGCTAGAACAGTGCTCGGGATGATTGACCCGGGGCGGGTTGAACAGGAGATAGTGCGAGAGGAGGCAGCACGCTGGCCAGGATGGGAGAAAGAACGAGATGTAGCGCCTGAATTGTACAATCAACGGCGCATTGAGGAATGCAGAATTGCAGATGTCATTGTGGTCAATTCGAGGTGGTCTTTGGAATGCCTAGAAAAACAAGGCGTGCCCCCAAAAAAAATATTTGTTATTCCCTTATGTTACGAGTCTGCGAGGGAGGAAGCTGATTTTAGGAGGCATTACAAAGGTTCACTTTGGGATCAGGGAGTGCGCCCATTCACGGTATTGTTCCTCGGTCAAGTCATCTTACGCAAAGGTATTCAATACCTGATACAGGCAGCGAAACATCCTGATTTGGCTGAAGTGGTTTTTGATGTGGTTGGTCCTGTGGGTATAACAGAAGCTGCCATCAGGAGCGCGCCATGCAACATGCGATTTCATGGGATTGCAAGTCGGACCGATGTATCTGAATGGTATAGGCGTGCCGACCTATTTGTTTTGCCGACAATATCAGATGGATTTGCCATAACGCAAATTGAGGCAATGGCTCATGGATTGCCGGTGATAGCTACTCCCAATTGTGGGGAGGTGGTACGTGATGGGGAGGATGGGCTGATAGTCCCAGTTAGAGATTCCAATGCATTAGTTGAGGCCATACTGCGTTTTGTTAAAGATCCGAGTTTTCACAACAAATGCCGGGAGCAGGCCATGATTCGTAGCAGGGATTTCACCTTGCACGTATTGCAGAATAAGCTAATTGAATTGGAGAAAATGTTGGAAATTTAATGGATCCTTGGACAGCTAGCAGTGGGGATAATATAGCCCTTCCGACATCATTTTACGTCGCACTGGGATTGCTCGTAGTGTTGACTCTGGAGGCGGTGCGGAATTGGCGGCGATTGAGTGGGATGTTTGCATTGGTGTCCTATTTTACGGTGTTCTTGTGGTATATTGTGGATGTTCGCTATTCCGCAGAGCAATATGTGGGTATACCGATGGAGGATATTGAACTGGCCTTTTGGCAGGTATGTATTTTCCTGATAGGGTTTCGACTATTTTTACAAATAGCACGTCCATATGACAGAGAGGTGACCGGAATCACGGCAGAGATGTTGGCATCTCATTTACACGCCCGCAAGATGGCGGCAGCAATCGCTGTGTTGTGGGCGATATTATTTCTCTGGGGATTGTTAAGGATGGAGGGAGATGTCATTGGAGCATTATATCCTGTGGGGGGAAGGTGGAGCCCTCATATGTGGGCGCGCGGGGCCATAGGCGGCACGTGGGATTGGCTTATTGCCGCAGGGGGTTACTTATATATATTTGTGTGTGGACTTATGGGGCTGTTATTTGTGCTTGTTAGAGACAGGGTTGTAAAGGGACAAATGCTTGCCTTGATTGTAATATCCTGGCCCTATTTTTTCCTCCTTGGAACGAGAAATCAACTTTTAGCTGTCGTTTGCCCTGGCTTGTTTTCGTATCTGCTGCTCAGCAAGGCCAAGATGTGGAAAAAGTTAATAGGGTCAGCGGTAATGTTGGTGGTTTTAAATTTTTTAATGCTGGCAATGTTACAATTCAGACATTCAGGATTTCAGGAGTTTCTCAATGATCCCTTTGGATCATTGAAGCCTGATGTAAAGCATGAGGGGCTTAACATGATTCAAGAACTGGCCTTCATCAACGGATTTTATCGGGTCGGACAGTTACAGCCAGAATATGGCCGGGAGTACATCGGGCAGGCCCTTAATTTTATCCCCAGGGCAATTTGGCCAGGAAAACCAACACTTAGCTTTGCCTACAGTGCATTAAGGGGACATGGCACATCAGAGGGGGGAGTGACAGCAACCATCAGCACGGGCTTGATTGGCCAGGGGGCTATTAACTTTGGAGAATTTCTTGGACCCATTGTCGCGGGTGCATTATTAGCAATATATGGTTATTTCCTGCTTAGGCAATGGCCACAACGAGGCCACCCTCTGCGGTTCTTCCTGTTTATCATGGGTCTGGCTTTGGTACCTAATATGGGACGGGAATTTACTCTGCTGGTGCTATGGCCGGTGGTGTTTGGTGCAATAACGCTGCGGGTATTAGAAAATATTATACCTGCGATTATGTTTTCAAAAATTCCTGACACTAATACAGATCAAACGAAACCAGTGAAATGGCTACAGCCCCCAGCTTCGGGGTTTGCAAGGAAGGCAAAAATGTAAGCTTGGCCGATTGACTTCGAGAATTATGACATAGAAGAAAGGCAACTTTTATTTGAGCCGATGTCAAGTAAAGTAATGAGCGGTAAATTAACAATAGCCATAATATTTCGCCGGTTTGGGCCATACCACATCGCCAGATTAGCAGCGGCCTCAAAATATTTCAATATTGCTGCGGTTGAATACGCCGTTGATGATAAAACTTATGACTGGGAGAGGGTTGACGACTGCAAAGGGATAACGTGTTATTATGTGACAACTGATTTGCCGAAAGGAATGCATAAAAAATATTTTGCCAGCCGCAGATTAAGCAAACTATTATCGGATATAAAACCTGCAGCCTGTGCCTTGCCCGGTTGGGCCATGGAAGAGTCGTTGATGGGGCTAATATGGTGCAGAAGCAGGAATATCCCTGCCATTCTCATGTCGGAATCTACCGCAATAGATTACCATAGAACATGGTGGAAGGAATGGATAAAAAAACAGATAGCACGACAATTTTCCGCAGCATTAGTTGGGGGCACCCCTCATGCTGAATACGCACAAAAACTTGGCATTCCTCATGATAAAATATTTTTCGGATATGACGCAATTGATAATGAGTATTTTAAAGCCGAAGCTGTGACAATTCGAAAAATAAAAGATGAGTACCGAAGGCGGTATTCGTTGCCAGAAAATTACTTTCTCGCGAGTGCCAGATTCATTGAAAAAAAAAATCTCATACGTTTAATTGATGCTTATGCTGGATATCATAGGCTTCAGAATGACGAAAAAAAGCAAGAGCGGTCACCCAATATAACAGAGAACAGCCATTGGCATTTAGTCGTACTTGGAGACGGGCCGATGCGGACTGAGCTGTTGGAAAAAACAAGGCAACATGGTCTCGATCGTTATGTGATATTTCCAGGTTTCAGACAGTACCGAGATTTACCGGCATATTATGCATTGGCGAACGCATTTATTCATGCAAGCACCTCAGAACAATGGGGCCTCGTGGTCAACGAAGCGATGGCCTGCGGCCTGCCAGTGCTAGTATCCAACCGGTGCGGATGCGCTCGTGATTTGGTAGATGAAGGGAAAAATGGCTTATTATTTGATCCATATAAAACCGAGGAAATTACTCAATGCATGCAGTATATCGCCAGTCTCGACAAC
This is a stretch of genomic DNA from Fontisphaera persica. It encodes these proteins:
- a CDS encoding glycosyltransferase family 10 domain-containing protein, which gives rise to MLYIRKIFDALFAGSVPVYLGEERITDYIPSECFVDVRKYKSIKELLLYIKYCPEHEWQRMYDAGQEFIRSEKIRPFTDEAFAERMMEVLKTVAPIE
- a CDS encoding glycosyltransferase family 2 protein, whose translation is MAEQVDISVIIPTWRRLDKLKICIENIEQCNPCPREILIHVDANDDSTTEYLKQYKSTWLRWSQSQETRGPGGGRNWLIANATCELLCGLDDDSWPIDNDFLTKQKP
- a CDS encoding glycosyltransferase family 4 protein; translation: MNNTFRDLSEMDMYSARSPRTLCHTRALKSANRLECLMTEFYAHWCLETIGANAPWGVIKRLATRRNNQLDDAKVISWNAGALWRELNCPKKNRYEHYLSENAWFGTQCLRWLQKNKPRVSKHTVIFSYSGTAIEVFKWAKFQGARTVLGMIDPGRVEQEIVREEAARWPGWEKERDVAPELYNQRRIEECRIADVIVVNSRWSLECLEKQGVPPKKIFVIPLCYESAREEADFRRHYKGSLWDQGVRPFTVLFLGQVILRKGIQYLIQAAKHPDLAEVVFDVVGPVGITEAAIRSAPCNMRFHGIASRTDVSEWYRRADLFVLPTISDGFAITQIEAMAHGLPVIATPNCGEVVRDGEDGLIVPVRDSNALVEAILRFVKDPSFHNKCREQAMIRSRDFTLHVLQNKLIELEKMLEI
- a CDS encoding O-antigen polymerase translates to MFALVSYFTVFLWYIVDVRYSAEQYVGIPMEDIELAFWQVCIFLIGFRLFLQIARPYDREVTGITAEMLASHLHARKMAAAIAVLWAILFLWGLLRMEGDVIGALYPVGGRWSPHMWARGAIGGTWDWLIAAGGYLYIFVCGLMGLLFVLVRDRVVKGQMLALIVISWPYFFLLGTRNQLLAVVCPGLFSYLLLSKAKMWKKLIGSAVMLVVLNFLMLAMLQFRHSGFQEFLNDPFGSLKPDVKHEGLNMIQELAFINGFYRVGQLQPEYGREYIGQALNFIPRAIWPGKPTLSFAYSALRGHGTSEGGVTATISTGLIGQGAINFGEFLGPIVAGALLAIYGYFLLRQWPQRGHPLRFFLFIMGLALVPNMGREFTLLVLWPVVFGAITLRVLENIIPAIMFSKIPDTNTDQTKPVKWLQPPASGFARKAKM
- a CDS encoding glycosyltransferase family 4 protein, with product MSSKVMSGKLTIAIIFRRFGPYHIARLAAASKYFNIAAVEYAVDDKTYDWERVDDCKGITCYYVTTDLPKGMHKKYFASRRLSKLLSDIKPAACALPGWAMEESLMGLIWCRSRNIPAILMSESTAIDYHRTWWKEWIKKQIARQFSAALVGGTPHAEYAQKLGIPHDKIFFGYDAIDNEYFKAEAVTIRKIKDEYRRRYSLPENYFLASARFIEKKNLIRLIDAYAGYHRLQNDEKKQERSPNITENSHWHLVVLGDGPMRTELLEKTRQHGLDRYVIFPGFRQYRDLPAYYALANAFIHASTSEQWGLVVNEAMACGLPVLVSNRCGCARDLVDEGKNGLLFDPYKTEEITQCMQYIASLDNNLRAEMGAASLTLIDKWGVDRFADGLKDAVECARNILKA